CTCTTGCGGGGGTCCTTCATGACACGCAGCTCCAAGCGATGCCGTCGACGATGTCGGACTCGGACACCGTCACCGTACCGACTCCGGTGCGCGCCAGGATGCGCTCGAGGATCAGCGCGCCGGCGCCGATCACGTCCGCCCGGCCAGGATGCATGTAACCGAGCGCCCGCCGCTCGGTGACGGTCATCGCCAGCAGGGCGTCGATGGTGCGGCGGACCTCGTCGAGATCGAGCACCGCGAGGTGCACCCGGCTGCGGTCGTACGCCGGGAGGTCCAGCACGCCGGCGGCGACGGTGGTGGCGGTTCCCGCCACCCCGACGACGGTCCGCGCGAGCGCGGGATCGACCCGGCAGGTGTCGAGCACCGCGTCGATGTCGGCACGCACGGCGGCGATCTCGTCGGCGGTCGGAGGATCGGTGCGGAGGTGGCGCTCGGTCAGCCGGACCGACCCGATGTCGAGGGAATGGGCGGTGGTGACCTGACCATCAGCGGTGCCGAGGACGAGCTCGGTGGACCCGCCGCCGATGTCGAGCACGAGGACGGGTGCAGCTGGGGCGCCGTTGATCCCGAGCACCCGGGTCGCGCCGTCGTACGACGCCCGCGCCTCGACGTCTCCGGCGATCACCTCCACCTCGACGCCGATCCGCTCCCGGACCGCAGCCGTGAACTCATCGGCGTTCTCGGCATCGCGCGCAGCCGAGGTGGCGCAGAAGCGGATCACCTCGGGCGCGTGCTCGGCGACCAGGGCGGCGTACTCGTCGAGCGCGACGAAGGCGCGCTGCATCGACTCCGCGGAGATCCGTCCGGTCTCGTCGACGCCCTGGCCGAGCCGGACGATACGCATCTCCCGGACGTGCTCGACGGCACTCCCGGTGGCCGGGTCCAGGTCGGCGATCAGCAGGCGCAGGGAGTTGGTGCCGCAGTCGAAGGCGGCGACGCGGGTCACACGCACGGACCCTTCGCCCACCAGTCCCCGAGCAGGTCCAAGACCTCGTCGCCCAGCGGGTTCACTCCCCTGCCCTGGGCCAGTGACTGTCCGGCCAGCACGTGCAGGCACTTCACCCGGTCGGGCATGCCGCCGGCCGAGATCCCCTCGATCTCCGGGACGTCCTGGCCCTTCTCGATGCGGATCGCCTCGCGTGCGGCGAGGTACGCCTCGTGAGCGGCCCGGTAGGCGGCGGCGAGCTGCTCGTCCTCCGCGAGCCGGGCCGACATCTCCTTCATGACCCCGGTGGCCTCCAGGGTGCCGATCATGCCGGCGGCCCGGGGGCAGGTCAGGTAGTACGTCGTCGGGAACGGCGTCCCGTTGTCCAGCCGCGGCTCGGTGGTGACCACGTCGGGGTTGCCGCAGGGGCACCGGTGGCCGATCTCGTGGATCGAGCGCGGTACGCGGCCGAGCTGAGCGTTCACCGCTGCGACGTCGGCGTCGTCGATGGTCATCGCCGGGTCCTCATCACTGCGGCTTGCCGTCCTTGTTGATCTTGTCCGCCGGGGTGGGCTTGGGCACCAGCTTCTTGGGCTGGTCCGCCGCCTTGGCGGACTCGCCGATCTTGGTCCACCACGCCTCCGGCTTCTTCTTCGGGTTCGCGATGGTGCTCGGGTCCGCGAGCTTGTCCTTGCCGGTCAGCGGCTCGCCGTTGCTGTCGAGCACCTGGTACGCCGTCTCGCCCGGGAGCACCCAGCCGAACCGCTCGCGAGCCTGCTGCTCGACGTAGCTCGGATCGTTCCACCGGTCCAGCTCGGCCTGCGCCGACCGGATCTCGCGGTTGTACCCGGCGATCTCCGCGTTCAGTTCGGCGATGTGCGAGCGCTGGTGCAGGTAGGCCCGCATCGAGGACGCGTAGGAGATCACCAGCAGCGCGAAGACCACCAGCAGGATCGCGGCCCGGTTGGTGAACTTGGGTCGCTCGGCCGGACCGGGACCCGTCGTCCGGGACGGAGGCCGCGGCGGCCGGCCCGCCCCACCGCGCTGGGCGGGACGGGTGTTGCGCGGAGGACGACCTCCGCGCTGCGGCTTGCGACGCTCCGGTGGCAACGGGTCTCCGGATCAGCCCTGGTAGCGCGGGAAGGCGCCGCGACCGGCGTACCGGGCGGCGTCGCCGAGGTCACCCTCGATGCGCAGGAGCTGGTTGTACTTGGCGACGCGCTCGGACCGGGCCGGGGCGCCGGTCTTGATCTGGCCGCAGTTCGTGGCCACAGCCAGGTCGGCGATCGTGGTGTCCTCGGTCTCGCCGGAGCGGTGGCTCATCATGGAGGCGTAGCCGCTGCGGGTCGCGAGGGCGACCGAGTCCAGGGTCTCGGTGAGCGAACCGATCTGGTTGACCTTCACCAGCAGGGCGTTGGCCTGGCCGCCGGTGATCCCGCGCTGCAGGCGCTCGACGTTGGTGACGAACAGGTCGTCGCCGACGAGCTGGGTCTTGCTGCCGAGCTGGTCGGTGATGGTCTTCCAGCCGTCCCAGTCGTCCTCGTCCAGCGGGTCCTCGATCGAGACGATCGGGTAGCTCGCGACCAGGTCGGCGTAGTAGGCGGTCATCTCGGCGGCCGACTTCTGAGCGCCTTCGAAGGTGTAGCTGCCGTTCTCGCAGAACTCGCTGGCGGCGACGTCGAGGGCCAGGACGACGTCCGTTCCGAGCTTCAGGCCGGCCAGGCCGATCGCCTCGGCGATCAGGTCGAGCGCGGCGCGGTTGCTGCTCAGGTCGGGAGCGAAACCTCCCTCGTCGCCGACCCCGGTGGCCAGGCCCTGCTTCTTCAGCACGGACTTCAGCGCGTGGTAGACCTCGGCGCCGGTGCGCAAGGCCTCGCGGAAGGTCGGAGCACCGATCGGGGCGATCATGAACTCCTGGATGTCCACGTTCGTGTCGGCGTGAGCGCCACCGTTGAGGATGTTCATCATCGGGACGGGCAGGACGTGCGCGTTCGGGCCGCCGACGTAGCGGTACAGCGGCAGGTCGGCGCTCTGGGCGGCCGCGTTCGCGACGGCGAGCGAGACGCCGAGGATCGCGTTCGCGCCGAGGTTGGCCTTGTTCGGGGTGCCGTCCAGGTCGAGCATCTCCTGGTCGACGAGACGCTGGTCGCTGGCGTCCAGGCCGATGATCCGCTGGGCGATCTGAGACTCGACGGCGCTGACCGCCTTCTCGGTCCCCTTGCCCAGGTACCGGTCACCACCGTCGCGGAGCTCCACCGCCTCGAAGGCGCCCGTGGAGGCACCGGACGGCACGGCCGCGCGGCCGAAACTGTCGTCCTCGAGGATGACCTCGACCTCGACGGTGGGGTTGCCGCGCGAGTCGAGGATCTCGCGGGCGATGACGTCTTCGATGGCTGCCAAGGGGTGCTCCTGGATCGTGGTGCTGGGTCTGAGAACGACCCGGCAAGACTATCCGGGAGCAGATCCGATCCGACGTACCGCCCCGCGCAGAGCCTGCTCCGGGTCGACCCCCGCCCGGTGGGACTCGATCACCAGGGCGAGCAGGCGGTCGCCGACGTCCTCGGAGTCGCTCGAGACCTCGACCACGCGCCCGGTGCGTTCGAGACGCTCGAGAGCCTTGACCGCACGCAGGAGCGCGGGAAGATCCTCGGGGACGCCGTCCATCAGCCCCTCGCGCGACTTCTCGAGGGCCTTGATCTGCTCCCACTGCTCGTTGACCGCCACCGCGTCGTCGGCCGGGACCGTCGTGCTGCCCGGGTCGAAGACGTGCGGGTTGCGGCGGCGCAGCTTGGCGATCAGGTCGCCGGCGACGTCCTCGATGTCGTAGCTGCCGTCCTCCGCGGCGATGGCCGCGTGGAAGAAGACCTGGAGCAGGAGGTCGCCCAGCTCCTCGCGGAGGTCGTCGTCAGTCCCCTGCTCGATCGCCTCGACGACCTCGTAGGTCTCCTCGAGCAGGTAGCGGACCAGCGACTCGTGGGTCTGGCCGGACTTCCAGGCGCACTCCCGCCGCAGCTGCGCCATCACGGCCGTCAGCTCGACGAGCCGCGACTCCTGGCGGTCGGCCACGACCGGGCTCAGCCGCAGCGCTGGCGCGTCGGCAGGTCGCCGAGGAAGGTCTCTGTGGGCTGCGCCTTGCCGGTGTCCTTCGCGAACTTCGAGACGCGGACCGACAGGGACGGGTCGCCCGCGACCTGGAGGCCGTCGTCGGACAGGCCGTAGACCGGGTCGACGTCGATGTCGGCCGCCTTGGCCGCTGCTGCCTGAGCGGTGTTCAGCGCATCGGTGAGGACCTGGTTGGCCTGCTCCTGGCCGAGCTGCTGGAGCGTCGCCTCGCCGATCTGGGCGACGATCGCAGCCTGGATGGCGAGCTGGGCGTCCAGGTACTCCGAGATCAGGGTGGTCAGCCGCTCGCGGTCCTCGCCCCTGGCCGACTTCTTGATGACCGGCGCGAGGCTGTCCATCGTCTGCTTGACCTGGTCCTGGTCGGCCTTCGCGTCGGCCTTCTCCGCGATCCGGGCGTCCAGCGCGGTGCTGACCAGGAAGGTCGCCACCTGCGAGCGCGCTTGGGCACGGGAGAGCCTGGGCAGCTGTCCGGCGGCCTCGGGATTCTTGCCGGCGTCCTCGAAGTAGTCGCACTGGAAGTCGGTGAACAGGTCGACGTCCTTGGCCGAGTACGTCGTGTCGTCGACCTTGATCGCGACGTCACCCGTCTGGGCGCACCCGGAGAAGGAGAGGAGAGCCACACCGGTGACGGCGAGCCCGGTCAGACGAGACGGCTTCACGAACACTTCTCCCTAGTTCTCGACCACGGCGGGTGGGTCGATGATCGCGTCGATCACCCGTACCGCCCACGCTAGCAATTCCTCGTCCCGAGCACCGTGCGGACGCGGCACCAGCATCGTACGCACAGCGCTCTTGACCAGGCTGCCGGGGTAGATCCGGTTCAGGCGGACGACGCGGGAGTCGGGCAGCTCGACCGGGGCGAACCGCAGGTGCTTGCCGGCCAGGGTGACCTCGCTGATCCCCGCGGCCCGGCAGCGGGCCCGGAAGCGAGCCACCTCGAAGAGCCGGTCCACCGGGGCCGGCGGGGCGCCGTACCGGTCGACCATCTCCTCGCGCAGCGTCGCGACGTCCTCCTCGGCACGGACCTCGGAGAGGCGCTTGTACATCTCCAGCCGCAGCCGCTCGCTGGTCACGTAGTCGTGCGGCAGGTGCGCGTCCACCGGGATCTCGATCCGGACCTCGCCCAGCTCCTCGGGCGCGTTGCCGTCCTGGCGGAACTCGCTGACCGCCTCACCGACGAGCCGCACGTAGAGGTCGAACCCGACGTCGGCGATGTGGCCGGACTGCTCGCCGCCGAGCAGGTTGCCGGCGCCTCGGATCTCGAGGTCCTTCATCGCGATCGCCATGCCGCCACCGAGGTCGGAGTGCTGGGCGAGCGTCGCGAGCCGCTCGTGCGCGGTCTCGGTCAGCGGCTTGTCCGTCGGGTACAGGAAGTAGGCGTAGGCCCGCTCGCGCGAGCGACCGACGCGACCCCGCAGCTGGTGCAGCTGGGAGAGGCCGAGGGTGTCGGACCGCTCGATGATCATCGTGTTGGCGTTGGAGACGTCGAGACCGGACTCGACGAGCGTGGTGCACACCAGCACGTCGAAGCGCTTCTCCCAGAAGTCGAGCATCACCTGCTCGAGCTGGCGTTCGTTCATCTGACCGTGCGCGATCGCGACCCGGGCCTCGGGCACGAGCTCGCGGATCTTGGCGGCGGCCTTGTCGATCGACTGCACCCGGTTGTGGATGTAGAAGACCTGGCCCTCACGGAGCAGCTCGCGCCGGATCGCCGCGATCACCTGCCGGTCCTCGTAGGCACCGACGTAGGTCAGTACCGGGTGCCGCTCCTCGGGAGGCGTGGTGATCGTCGACATCTCCCGGATACCGGTGATCGCCATCTCCAGGGTCCGCGGGATCGGCGTCGCGCTCATCGCGAGCACGTCGACGCTGGTCCGCATCCGCTTCATGAGCTCCTTGTGCTCGACGCCGAACCGCTGCTCCTCGTCGACGATGATCAGGCCGAGGTCCTTGATCTTGATGTCCGGGTTGAGCAGCCGGTGCGTGCCGATGACGATGTCCACCGACCCGTCGGAGAGGCCGTCGACGACCTCCTTGGCCTCCTTGTCGGACTGGAACCGGCTCAGCTGCTTGAGCACGACCGGGAAGCCGCTCATCCGCTCGGCGAAGGTCGAGTGGTGCTGGGTGACAAGCAGCGTGGTCGGCACCAGCACGGCCACCTGTTTCCCGTCCTGGACGGCCTTGAAGGCAGCCCGGACGGCGATCTCGGTCTTGCCGTAGCCGACGTCGCCGCAGACGAGCCGGTCCATCGGCACCGTACGGCGCATGTCGGCCTTGACCTC
The DNA window shown above is from Marmoricola sp. OAE513 and carries:
- a CDS encoding Ppx/GppA phosphatase family protein, with amino-acid sequence MTRVAAFDCGTNSLRLLIADLDPATGSAVEHVREMRIVRLGQGVDETGRISAESMQRAFVALDEYAALVAEHAPEVIRFCATSAARDAENADEFTAAVRERIGVEVEVIAGDVEARASYDGATRVLGINGAPAAPVLVLDIGGGSTELVLGTADGQVTTAHSLDIGSVRLTERHLRTDPPTADEIAAVRADIDAVLDTCRVDPALARTVVGVAGTATTVAAGVLDLPAYDRSRVHLAVLDLDEVRRTIDALLAMTVTERRALGYMHPGRADVIGAGALILERILARTGVGTVTVSESDIVDGIAWSCVS
- a CDS encoding DUF501 domain-containing protein, which gives rise to MTIDDADVAAVNAQLGRVPRSIHEIGHRCPCGNPDVVTTEPRLDNGTPFPTTYYLTCPRAAGMIGTLEATGVMKEMSARLAEDEQLAAAYRAAHEAYLAAREAIRIEKGQDVPEIEGISAGGMPDRVKCLHVLAGQSLAQGRGVNPLGDEVLDLLGDWWAKGPCV
- a CDS encoding septum formation initiator family protein — protein: MPPERRKPQRGGRPPRNTRPAQRGGAGRPPRPPSRTTGPGPAERPKFTNRAAILLVVFALLVISYASSMRAYLHQRSHIAELNAEIAGYNREIRSAQAELDRWNDPSYVEQQARERFGWVLPGETAYQVLDSNGEPLTGKDKLADPSTIANPKKKPEAWWTKIGESAKAADQPKKLVPKPTPADKINKDGKPQ
- the eno gene encoding phosphopyruvate hydratase; this translates as MAAIEDVIAREILDSRGNPTVEVEVILEDDSFGRAAVPSGASTGAFEAVELRDGGDRYLGKGTEKAVSAVESQIAQRIIGLDASDQRLVDQEMLDLDGTPNKANLGANAILGVSLAVANAAAQSADLPLYRYVGGPNAHVLPVPMMNILNGGAHADTNVDIQEFMIAPIGAPTFREALRTGAEVYHALKSVLKKQGLATGVGDEGGFAPDLSSNRAALDLIAEAIGLAGLKLGTDVVLALDVAASEFCENGSYTFEGAQKSAAEMTAYYADLVASYPIVSIEDPLDEDDWDGWKTITDQLGSKTQLVGDDLFVTNVERLQRGITGGQANALLVKVNQIGSLTETLDSVALATRSGYASMMSHRSGETEDTTIADLAVATNCGQIKTGAPARSERVAKYNQLLRIEGDLGDAARYAGRGAFPRYQG
- a CDS encoding MazG family protein; translation: MADRQESRLVELTAVMAQLRRECAWKSGQTHESLVRYLLEETYEVVEAIEQGTDDDLREELGDLLLQVFFHAAIAAEDGSYDIEDVAGDLIAKLRRRNPHVFDPGSTTVPADDAVAVNEQWEQIKALEKSREGLMDGVPEDLPALLRAVKALERLERTGRVVEVSSDSEDVGDRLLALVIESHRAGVDPEQALRGAVRRIGSAPG